Within the Saccharopolyspora gloriosae genome, the region CGTAGAGGGCGACGAGCCGGCGCTCGGTGAGCGAGCCCTCGACCACGCACACCCGATCCGCGCCCTGCGGGCGGCCGTAGATCTGGATCTTGCGGTCGTACTGGTCGGACCAGATGTAGGGCACGGGAGCGAAAGCGCTCCCGCCGTCGTCGGCGAGCAGGTTCCGCGCGACCGCCATGCCCTGCTCGGTCGCGTTGGTCCGGTGCTCGATCCGGATGCGCCGCCCGAGGTCCGGGTGCGGCCAGGAAGCGACGTCACCGGCGGCCCACACGCCCGGACCCGCGCTGCAGGTCTCATCGCACTCGACCCCGTTGCCGACCGGCACTCCGCTGCCCGCCAGCCATTCGACGTTCGGGATCGCGCCGATGGCCACAAGCACGAGGTCGGCGGGCAGGGTCCGCTCATCGCTGAGCCGCACACCGGTGACCCGGCCGCGTTCGGCCAGCACTTCTCCGACGAGCACACCCGCTTCGATCCGCACGCCGTGGTCGCGGTGCGTGGCGGTCAGGACTCCGCCCAGCTCCTCGCCGAGCACGTCCGCGAGCGGCATCGCGGTGTCGGTCACCAGCGTGACCTCGGCTCCGAGTTCTCGCGCCGCTGAAGCGGCCTCCGCGCCCATGAATCCGCCACCGACCACAACGAGCCGGGGGTGGCCGGCGAGCGCCTCCCGCAGTGCCAAGGCGTCGTCGAGCGTGCGGAGCACGTGCACCCCGGCCACATCCTCGGTCCCTGGCAACCGCCGCGGTCGGACGCCGGTCGCGATCACCAGTTCGTCGTAGCCGACGATCTCGCCGCTGTGCAGGCTGAGCTTGCGGGCGCCGGGGTCCAGCGCGGAGGCGGTGGTGCCCAGCCGCAGGTCCAGGTCGAGGTCGTCGATCGCCTCGTCCGAGCGCAACCGCAGCCGGTCGGCCTCCCACGCCCCGGACAGCAACTGCTTCGACAACGGCGGGCGATCGTAAGGCAGATGCGGTTCGGCTCCGACCAAGGTCACCGCGCCGTCGAAACCCCCGCGCCGCAGCGCCTCGGCAGCGCCCAGACCGGCAGCGGAAGCACCCACCACCGCGACCCTGGCCGGGCTCATGCGGCGATCCGTGAGGACGCCGTGCGCTGCTCGTGCTCCCGTCGGCGGCCGGTTCGCGGGGGCGTCGCGGACACGGCTGAAGCGGGCAGGCCCGTGCTTCGTCGAGTTCCGGGGTCGAGTTCAGCCACGAGAGCCTCTCTTTCGGCCGGCGCGCCGCGGTGCGTTCGCCAGGCGGACAGGAAAACTAACCTAACTAAGTTCACTTAGGACGATAGACCTCTCCTCCGGATGTGAGCTCGTGGGGCGCCAGGTGTCTCCGGTCACACTTCTGTTGCGTGATCGAGCGGGAGGAAGAAGGAGGTCGCGGGGGCGGCCCCGCACGAAGGGGCGCCGGCGAAGGTCAGCTCTCGGCGTCGGTGATGGTCAGCGCGAGCATCCGCTCGATCGCGGTGTCCGGGACCGCGGCGCCGCCTTCCGGTTTCGCGCTGACGATCACGCCGGTCAAGCCCTCGGCCAACCCGTCGATCAGCTCTGGAGCCGGGTTCAAGGACAGGCTGTGCTGGAGCGAGACCATGCCGTGCAGGCCCGTCCAGAGGGTGTGCGCCGCCTGGCGCGGCGGCAGCCCGACCGCGTAGCCCTCATCCAGGCAACGCTGCAACGCAAGCCGGAAACGCGCGGCCACCAGCCGCGACGGGTGCTTGCCCAGTCGTTCGGGATCCACTGCGGGCTGGCGGACCTCGTACATCAACCGGTAATGCCCTGGATTCTCCATCGCGAAGCGGCAGTAGGTCCGGACCTGGGCCAGCAACCGCGTGCGAGCGTCCTCGTCGATCACCGCTTCGTCGGCCAGCCCCATCCGGCCGGCCAATTGCTCGTACTTGTCCGCCAACGCCGCCCACACCAGCTCCGCCTTGTCCGCGAAGTGCAGGTAGATGCTCGGCGCCGAGACTCCGACATCCTTCGCCACCGCCCGCATCGTGAGCTTCTCGTCGCTGCCCCACTCGGCCAGCAACCGGTTCACCGCGGCGAGCACCTCCACGCGGAGCTGCTCGCCGT harbors:
- a CDS encoding NAD(P)/FAD-dependent oxidoreductase, which encodes MSPARVAVVGASAAGLGAAEALRRGGFDGAVTLVGAEPHLPYDRPPLSKQLLSGAWEADRLRLRSDEAIDDLDLDLRLGTTASALDPGARKLSLHSGEIVGYDELVIATGVRPRRLPGTEDVAGVHVLRTLDDALALREALAGHPRLVVVGGGFMGAEAASAARELGAEVTLVTDTAMPLADVLGEELGGVLTATHRDHGVRIEAGVLVGEVLAERGRVTGVRLSDERTLPADLVLVAIGAIPNVEWLAGSGVPVGNGVECDETCSAGPGVWAAGDVASWPHPDLGRRIRIEHRTNATEQGMAVARNLLADDGGSAFAPVPYIWSDQYDRKIQIYGRPQGADRVCVVEGSLTERRLVALYGRQGRVCAVVGINMARAARGFRPLVAERRPWPAATELVNATEGERA
- a CDS encoding TetR/AcrR family transcriptional regulator, whose product is MSGRPRSPRGHGEQLRVEVLAAVNRLLAEWGSDEKLTMRAVAKDVGVSAPSIYLHFADKAELVWAALADKYEQLAGRMGLADEAVIDEDARTRLLAQVRTYCRFAMENPGHYRLMYEVRQPAVDPERLGKHPSRLVAARFRLALQRCLDEGYAVGLPPRQAAHTLWTGLHGMVSLQHSLSLNPAPELIDGLAEGLTGVIVSAKPEGGAAVPDTAIERMLALTITDAES